Genomic DNA from Bemisia tabaci chromosome 2, PGI_BMITA_v3:
gcATTCAAAGCTGAAACTCTCCAGTATGTGAAAAAAGAAGGCACCTCTGACAGCGAATTATTTTCGAGTGTCTATCATAAACTAGTTCATTCCGGCTCTGCTTTGGAGACAATTTTGCAAGTAGAAAATTCATATGCCTTAGCAGTTGCAGAGCTGATATCACAACGAGACATCCAACTAAAATCTCTTTCAGCTTGGTAACTACTCAATTGTTgcttttttgcatattttttagaTTAAGCTTCAGCTGTAATTCCATTCTTCTATTTTCAACAAGCgcagtttttcttatttttactctGTAATTATATGTATTAACAGGTAGgtaatagattttttttctttacgtcTGGAGTCTCTtaaataagttttttaaaagGACTTCGAATCTAAGCACTGCCATGCCGAGAAATAATGGCAAATGAGGCTCTTTTTGTTGTGTACCTCTGctgttaaaactttttttttcttttatattattttcctgaaaaattcctgCCACATttgacgaaaataaaaattcaaatagattATACGCAACGTTTACATAGTTTCCCGAGTAAACAAACATCATTTTTGCAAGCCTTGAAATCTACATATGAATGGCTGAATAggtatagatcgtattcgatacatcaaacggctgagattgtatcgatatcgattggttcaaaacataaacatagcctcaaaagtaaattcagaaatgtaagagaacgggtcttttgtaacagatttttcattcttttgagcACCAAATGCCaattcaaagtgaaattgtcaggaaatttctcattttcagcttttccaacttaaatccctactgtttggtttgaggttatgttctattgttttgaaccaaacgatacaccgaaccgttatcgaatacggtctattgcaTATATTTGATAATATCTCTGTCTACCTAATTCTATCACTAATATCTGAAATATTGGCAGATTTTTCTGTTGTTATATCTTAACAAAACTGTTTCCATAGCTTACAATACACTATAACATTTCTAGGCAAACAGAAGAAATGTGTCGTGCTGTAGAAGGTGTTGACATTTATAGCACGGAAAAAGATGTAAATGATCTGGCTGCAAGTCATTTTGAAGACCAAAATCTGGTGCACGGAAAATGGAATAGTGAAGTTGATGCTTTAAAGGAAAGTCAACGGAAAGATTACAGGTAGGTAATTGGCTAAGTCatcaattttatctgaaaagcAAGCTTTACTTATTTCTACCAGAATACTTAGCTTTAGTTCTTTATTGACGATAGGATGCTTCCAGCCTTTTCATCTGCATTCATCTTAATTTTATTGACAGTCAATGTTTACTTATCGAGACTGATGTAGAGGTCAGCTAAGTAGAacaaagaaaagttttgaaaattctgaggccTCTGCTGACCAGTCCGTTTCTACTCTCTTTGCCCGCGATGCAGTAGAATAGATATATacttatattttttgtaaatgcCATGAAAACATGCTCATATTTAtgtcatacaaaattgaacacAGCTTACTTGTTTCATATAATCATTTGGAGAAAGTCCACCACCTGGGATggatgaaaaattattaatttgccCAAAAAGGTgtcttaaaaatgcaaaaagtttatttctttttgtgaTGGTTTGTAATTTAAGATACAGATCTGAATCAGTGCAACAATTAgcaactcaaaaaaaattttatttattgagtttttctttatttcccaTATTTTTCCTAAGTTGTTGtcagtttcatgaaattttatcattaatttttgaccatttaCATTGCCAGAAGCAGtgaacgaagagaaaaaaatggtcATGGGTCATGATACCTTGTcaaattaaaatactttgatAAGCCAAAAGACTTAAATTAAGGTTTTTCTATGGGATTTCGATGAgccttcgaaaaaaattgaaaatagaggTACTCTTCTTGTATTACTATCAATATGACTGTGAGGACAGTCTATGCACTACAGCATCTTTTTTATCGTTTGATTATTTTCTTAAGgataaatttcaatgtttaatattttttttcttttttaaattgtaactTAATTTTCAGAGAGTGGTTGATGAAACTGCTTGAAGAACAAGAAACTGCCTCATTGTCACACTTCAGTCCGCTGGAGCCCAGCAAAGATACAGCTccaattttggaggaaagttttaCAATTCATTTAGGTTCTCAACTAAAACAAATGCACAACATAAGGATCCTATCGGCAGATGTTTTCGATTTTTGTGCTAACAAACTAGATGAATCTGGGTAAGTAAAAAAAGATTTACTTAGTTCAGTGGTGCTTTAGTATTTTAGAATTTCTGCAAATGAAACACTAGACAAGTTAAAAACTGAAGCATTCTGTGATATGCACTATCTGTACAATTTTATGTAGAAACCAATTTACACAACGGGTTATTGGGAAAACAACTCATGAGGAAGATTAAAGTACTAGTAAGTAGTCTATCAAAGTAGACTGGTAAAGCAAATCTACTCATGACTACGTAATATGGTAAGAGGTTTCAGTACTTTTGgtcacctttttttttacccctttcttttctcttgctccaatttcagattttttctttcttttttgtaattacttctgtctttaaaaaagtttgatgaAAAGTTATGTATATACAGGAAAAGTTAAAGGATAATGCAGAAAAACTTGTATCAACTGTAATTTGTTCAATGAAGTacatgtaataaaaaaaaatttgcttatatgaggtctgtccggaaagtaacaaacttttttatttgtaaAGGAAATTAGCTGGCCTGGGGCTTTAAAACTTTAATCTCCCTCGAAGTACTCTCCACCAGTCACATTGCACTTGTTCCAGCGGTATTTTAACTTCCGGAAGCACTACGCAAAATCCTTCCTCAGGATGGCCATCAGTTGCTGCATCATGTTTTGCTTTGATATCTTCGACAGACTGAAATCGAGTTCCTATCAACGCGCTTTTAAGTTTGGGGAACAGCCAGAAGTCACAGGGTGCCAGATCCGGCCTGTAGGGGGGTGGCACCCGTGCGATCTTGTGTTTCGCCAAAAATTGTTGGACTAGGCACGAGGAATGGGCAGGAGCGTTGTCGTGGTGGAGTATCCAGTCGCCGCTTGCCCAGAGCTCAGGACACTTCCGCCTCACCGCATCCCTTAAACGGCGCAAAGTTTCCCTATAcctttctttgttgatagtctGTCTCTGGGGGGTATACTCATGATGCACAACAcctttttgattaaaaaaaattgtcaacatgACTTTGACTTGGCTTTGACTGTGCCGCGATTTCTTTGGACGTTTTTCCCCCTTTGCGATCGAAGCTGAAGAATGGACGTCGGTTTCAGGGTCGTACTCGTAGGCCCACGACTCGTCTCCTGCAATGGTTGATGTGTCAATCCGAGATTGAGGCAAAATTGGATGTAAATTTGCTGATCTTTGCGCTCGGACAATTTTGTGGAAAACAAAATGCGATACATACCAAAACTTGATACACACTGTTGAATCAGGTGCTCGCTGTCAATTGATTGAACGTATGTCATTGCCGTTGCGTGTGTGCTTTCAGGAGGATATGGATAAAGTGTAAACCAAGTCCCAATTTCTTATCTATAATCGATTCCAAGATAGGCAGGCttgatactttccggacagacctcgtaTTCTATTTGATCGGTGAATGTATGTGTTAATATCCTACTGAGAAGTTTATATTCTAACTTCCAGTCGctttctgcataaaattttaaagagggaaCGTACAATATGATGTTCTAATTTATACCTATTCCAGTGGTCTATTTACAGCAGTTATACAGACATTTCTTCCTTTATTTCAGTGGCTCAGAAATTCAACCACAACGTCTTCAGACTTCTCTTGGATTGTACTCCAACGATCTTTGCGGACTAGTATTATTGTCTGACGCTCATATAGGCAGTTTTGCAGGCCCAACCAAAGGTATGGTGTTCAAAACAAAAAGCTTTTACTGTCTTCCATTATTGTATTGCGGATCGCAAAGAAATTGTTTACTCGCCAGTTATGTATCATGTGTTACTGTGGGTATCATTTAGTTTGATATTTCATTACTTTTGCATCCATGATGTTTGTTATCAATGGcagacttaatttttcaaaattctagcTTTTAgctgaacaaaaattttagcaATAGCTCCAAAACTCAACTCAGGCTcagttcaaatattttcaataatgTATTTCTGTAGTTTGCGCTCCAGGCAGACCCATGGAGATATCTCAAGCAGCCATCCTCACATAATGTTTTTTCATAGATGAACACAGTGAAGTACATATTACTAATCTTTTTCTTTATGACGCAGTATTAGTTAGTCAGTATTCAAAGTTTCTGTCGCTGCACCACAGgccttaatttttgaaaactctttTTCACTGTTCACAGAATTCTGTGATGTAAGCTCCAAGTCAACTGAATTTCATTTCGAAGATACAGAGGATCAATTGGAATCAATTAGAAATAGAGTGCGAGAAGCGGTCAGTTGGAGGCAATCATTCGCCCAACCATTACATAGTGTTGATACACAGGTATGCCTTGAGAAATTATTTTAGTCTTCTAAAACTAATAAATCAGGCTAGAAGGAGTGCAAAGCCTGTTTTCTCCCAATACCCAGTGGCAAATTAtgtataaaaaacaataaaagaaaaggaTACAAATTTTCACGCCATAACTTGCGTTTTGTTTTGGAATGGAGTTggtatttttttcaatctttaaaTGCATTTCGGGATGTAAACCATCCATCTTcagtaaataaaatgaaattgaaaaaatggtcaaaatgtACATACATAAATTCTGTACTACACTATTTTGATCTcacctctaaggtgttaatggctcaaatgttaaaagcaccaaataaacgtatctaccaaccaaccaactaTACATACATGCATACATACATAGGTACATACTTACGAATTTGAATGGTATATACTGTCATCTATGACTGGTGATTGGTGCTCTTCTCAaggtctcaggtctgggtcTGACATCATGGGAGGATGCAATAGTGTATCTTCTTTGGAAAATAccctaaataaaaaaaatatatatcatAGTTTTAAGAAAATACCACAATGCAAggatagaaaaaataaataaaaaaccaaaaaaaaacagggaACAAAAAACTAAACCTGTTCGTTTTGTTCCATTATTTCTTCTAACCACGCATTGTAATATTTTATTAGAACTGTAATTCCATTATgctatattttcaaatttcttttatttGCTGGAGATGGGTGGTTTATATCCGGAAACCATTGATGGAACCATCAATTCTTTCCTAATAAAGGAAAGTATTTACTGTTCCTTCCATTAACTGGGTATCTCTACTAAAATCCTCCCTCGTTCTAATCTATTACAGGCCAAGAGAGGAAGCGGCTCAAAAACTTTACAAACTGGCGATATATTCATCACTCGGCACTCTAATTTATCCTCAGTACATGTTGTATTTCACATGGTGGTGGACGATTCTTTACGCTCCAATGATCTGAACTCTAGACATCCTGTTGTGCTTGGTCTgcggaacattttaaaaacagcctGTTGTTATGATGTGACTACTTTAACCATTCCTCTCCTCCTCATGCATGAAATGACTGAGGAGATGACCGTTGCATGGTGCACTAGACGAGCAGAGCTGATCTTTAAATGTGTAAAAGGCTTCATGATAGAGATGACCTCTTGGGGAGGCTCGGATTTAAAAAATCTGCAATTCCTAGTGCCCAAAGTAAGTTGGATTTATTACTTTgttcttgcaaaataaattttttgacccagaatgagcttgttcagtaattggactagattttgcaatcagaaactataatttctatcccatccgtaaaaacaccaatgagcacagggaaaccaatggcacatacttCGTTTCTgtactgagccagatattgtagttccaaattgcaaaatactgTCCAATTCTTAATCTAGCTTTTTCAAAAAGTAGAGAGTGCGTCTATTACTCAGGaattttctcaagtttttcaaaCGGTACGAATCCACAAAAAACAAATCCAAAGTTGTCTATTTTGAGCTCTCATTTAAACGCtcatttccaaggaaaataaaatgatgttCGTTAATATCTCTCCTGCCTGAATCCCACTTTCGACAGATGTATGGTCCGAGCAGCTGTTGTCAGTACACAGCTGCGCGGACTATAGATTGCGGAGGTGATTGCCCGGTCAAAAGGGTGATTTGACGGGAGAGATATTTTTGGATGCCAtcttaattttctcagtgaTGATTAAAATGGGACTTCAAATACACAACTTCAGACTCATCTTTTGAGAGTAGATATCGTTCAAAAAAATCCGGGAAAATTGcacaaattgaaaattaatggacaagcttttttaaaaaatcccatGAGTCAGTAATTCCTTACCTTGACTTCCCAAGTGCTTTAAGTGATACAACCAAAATATCTAAATCCTTAATGTCTAGAGATATTTGAAACTCAAACCAACCTCTGGAAAATTAAGGACGCTTTTCTTGGCAGCAGGGATTAATAGCAGACAATGTGTAACAAGAAACAAAGAAAACCAACTCAAGAATAGCATTGCTGAAGTTCCTCTTCTTGTGTTTGTAATACAAACAATAGAGATGaaaacaatgagaaaaaaaacaattaaattaccATGCCTAGGAGGACATTTGTACTTGATTTATATATTActagggggctgcgccccctggccgctccgcgacccaacccccagaggcgcttcgcgcctctaCTGTGC
This window encodes:
- the LOC109040046 gene encoding FERRY endosomal RAB5 effector complex subunit 3 is translated as MASANHNGHPDENGKGIASFQYRLPVSSTSSPRNLEVPISIPFNESIPEFASRLISTFQLPYHVKPDLLKSLNDFIESKTLEFHDKESQEVLEKCNDGKIDIEEIIKIWEKAFKAETLQYVKKEGTSDSELFSSVYHKLVHSGSALETILQVENSYALAVAELISQRDIQLKSLSAWQTEEMCRAVEGVDIYSTEKDVNDLAASHFEDQNLVHGKWNSEVDALKESQRKDYREWLMKLLEEQETASLSHFSPLEPSKDTAPILEESFTIHLGSQLKQMHNIRILSADVFDFCANKLDESGGSEIQPQRLQTSLGLYSNDLCGLVLLSDAHIGSFAGPTKEFCDVSSKSTEFHFEDTEDQLESIRNRVREAVSWRQSFAQPLHSVDTQAKRGSGSKTLQTGDIFITRHSNLSSVHVVFHMVVDDSLRSNDLNSRHPVVLGLRNILKTACCYDVTTLTIPLLLMHEMTEEMTVAWCTRRAELIFKCVKGFMIEMTSWGGSDLKNLQFLVPKGISEEVFSSLASMLPSIFRISNPLVFKASSSASSK